A window from Prinia subflava isolate CZ2003 ecotype Zambia chromosome Z, Cam_Psub_1.2, whole genome shotgun sequence encodes these proteins:
- the LOC134563798 gene encoding tetraspanin-36-like, with translation MDCGVITSKTVLLLLSLAFWAAAAGLSYVGAYVINTYKSYDNFLQDKYALLPAVIIICVAVVMFIIGLIGCCATFRESRVGLGLFLAIILVIFIAEVSAFVLGFVYREKVKTDVQSTMRSVFEKYDGKNPESTVVDYLQEQLHCCGVKNYSDWTTTQWFNSTGNNSVPQSCCQQEAKNCTGHLDQPQELNTRGCAQELESGLQSVISYAMLVILGFAIVKFFGMLSVCVLTCKKEDSGYQPLYSGVFA, from the exons GCGGCAGCTGCAGGCCTCAGCTATGTTGGGGCGTACGTCATCAACACCTACAAGAGCTACGACAACTTTCTGCAGGACAAGTACGCCCTGCTGCCAGCCGTGATCATTATCTGCGTGGCCGTGGTGATGTTCATCATCGGGCTGATCGGCTGCTGCGCCACCTTCCGCGAGTCCCGGGTCGGCCTGGGGCTG ttcttGGCCATTATCCTGGTTATCTTCATTGCAGAAGTGTCCGCTTTTGTCTTGGGATTTGTTTACAGAGAAAAG GTAAAAACTGATGTGCAAAGTACAATGCGCTCTGTCTTTGAGAAGTAtgatggaaaaaacccagagtcTACAGTTGTGGATTACTTGCAAGAACag CTTCACTGCTGCGGGGTTAAGAACTACAGTGACTGGACAACCACCCAGTGGTTTAATTCCACTGGGAACAACAGCgtcccccagagctgctgccagcaagaGGCCAAGAACTGCACAGGGCATCTGGACCAGCCGCAGGAACTCAACACCCGG ggctgtgcacaggagcTGGAGTCTGGGCTGCAAAGTGTTATTAGCTATGCCATGCTTGTAATACTGGGATTTGCTATTGTAAAG TTCTTCGGCATGCTGAGCGTCTGTGTGCTTACTTGCAAGAAAGAAGACAGTGGCTATCAGCCTCTCTACTCAGGGGTGTTTGCCTGA
- the SKA1 gene encoding spindle and kinetochore-associated protein 1, producing the protein MMKDMASSSLEDLCLHFNEKISYIKKCILLRNIGKDECYKPVLHKIQNEVILLYELLNEMEAEVKQQAKLKDLLKEIKKAAEREQKEAQHLLEHIPPYLPKPTQSCITVPTVKQEGQTKAVEPKPAKKAVKETKVIKEAALITTEEFESIPAYMKGRITYDQINAVVQQLNKAVVGKYKIMYQPLRSMSAPVRNLYHRFMEEETNDTKGVFFIVEADIKEFTGLKLDKRFHSILNILRHCHRVREVRGSGLIRYVIC; encoded by the exons ATGATGAAGGACATGGCATCCTCAAGCCTGGAAGATTTATGCCTCCACTTCAATGAGAAGATTTCATATATTAAAAAGTGTATCCTGTTGAGAAACATAG GTAAAGATGAATGCTACAAGCCTGTTCTCCATAAAATACAGAATGAGGTGATCCTTCTATATGAACTCCTGAATGAAATGGAAGCCGAAGTTAAACAGCAAGCAAAACTGAAAGATTTGCTAAAa GAGATCAAGAAGGctgcagagagagagcagaaagaAGCCCAGCACCTCCTTGAACACATTCCACCCTACCTGCCTAAACCAACCCAGAGCTG CATCACGGTGCCAACTGTGAAACAGGAAGGACAAACGAAGGCTGTAGAACCCAAGCCTGCAAAGAAAGCTGTAAAAGAGACAAAAGTCATTAAAGAAGCAGCGTTAATAACCACAGAGGAGTTTGAAAGTATTCCTGC GTATATGAAAGGCCGTATAACGTATGATCAGATTAATGCAGTTGTTCAGCAGTTGAACAAGGCCGTGGTGGGCAAGTACAAGATCATGTATCAGCCTTTGAGGTCCATGAGTGCACCAGTCAGAAATCTCTACCACAGGTTCATGGAAGAAGAAACTAACGATAcaaaag gagTATTTTTTATTGTGGAGGCTGATATCAAGGAGTTCACTGGGCTGAAGTTGGATAAGCGCTTCCACAGCATCCTCAACATCCTGAGGCACTGCCACAGAGTGAGAGAGGTCCGTGGCTCGGGGCTCATCCGCTACGTCATCTGCTAA